Part of the Ornithodoros turicata isolate Travis chromosome 6, ASM3712646v1, whole genome shotgun sequence genome, ATGACAGGCTCCAGATTGTTGCGGGAGCTATGCAGGTCAGCCGGGCGAGTACCAATAAGTGGACCCCTCTCCCACTGTCGTCCAATTAAGTCCATCTCAATATCCTGAACAATTACAATGGCAGCCTAAGACCATGGGCAGTCTCATGGTGAAAGTGTCTGCTGCTATATGTGAAGGAATGTAGAATTATTGCCAAGCATGTCTGAACTGTTCATTTAGCGAAACTCTCATTCACGAGCATGCTCACTCGTGCTCAATGTGGCAAACgagctgagcatgagtgagcacaAGTCACAAGTGCCGACCTCTGACATACCTCGTCATTTTTTGTACTTCTATAGTTTATGATGTTTAAGATCCCCATTCGGGATACCACTGGTGGTGACAACAAGGACGGCCGTCGTGATGATAAAGACCTCGGAGCTGATCTGTCTTCATTTTGGACTACCTTTCGCTTCGGACTGCCAGCTCATGCCCCAGCTCATGCCCCAGCTCATGCCCCAAaggagaaggagaagaagaagcagcgTGCACCCAAGCCGTGTATTTATCCGCACTTTTTCACACTTAATTTTAGCTATCTACAAGTTTTCTCAAGTGGGAATTATGTCCCATAATTTCATCTTGCATTTCAGCAGGTGGTGACAACAAGGACGGCCGTCGTGATGATAAAGACCTCGGAGCTGATCTGTCTTCATTTCGGAATACCTTTTTCTTCGGACTGCCAGCTCATGCCCCAGCTCATGCCCCAGCTCATGCCCCAGCTCATGCCCCAGCTCATGCCccaaaggagaagaagaagaagaagaagaagcagcgTGCACCCAAGCCGCGTATTTATCCGCACTTTTTCACACTTAATTTTAGCTATCTACAAGTTTTCTCAAGTGGGAATTATGTCCCATAATTTCATCTTGCATTTCAGCACCGGATCTCAATGCAAATCGAAAGATGGCAGCTGCTGCCGTTCAAGACGATGGGCATTGGAAAGATGGAAGGCCGGAAAACCTCTTCGCCCGTCTGATGAAATCTCACGAACCGCTGAGGTATGTCAGGAAAGAGCTGAGCGCGCCGACAAATTATGTGCCAACAAATAATAATTCGTGTCTAATACACTCTGATATCCTGTCTTGATCCGCAAATATCCATTGCATGCTACGCacatgctgcacaatatatagTGCGTATCCACAAATGGATGGAAGTGGACAACACTGTACAGTTGAGCCTCTTTATCACGATCTTCAACGTAACTCCCGTATGATGATCAAATTGGTGGTTCCCTTCAGTTTGTGTGGGTTagttagtcagatgtagatgttaagtattgctccacttttatccaatatcaccgaactcctcatgtaagtatctcatcctggatcacctgatcgctcacacttgtagatagcttttaactggcatactcacttgttatcgtcatcctcctctccatcctctctcttatcctggtccatctcatcgctcatacctgtagatagcttttaactaccacacactctctctttcacatcatcatctctcacatactcACTGTAGTCTTGGCGATTatggcctttgtgccattaaacccataatctctctcccCCCCTTCAGTTTGCTCATTGAAGCACACATGTAAACAAGAACTCAATGCTAGAATCATCGAGAAAACCTTCATGTAGAGATCAGAATTCTCCTTGTGGCTGGTAAAATGTGTGAAAGTTAAGCAGCAAGACTCAATCTTCTATTGAAAACAATGCTTATTCGAGAGCGATTGCCTCAAATAGCATTGAACTGATAGTGTGGCGACAGGGATTAGAACCACACATTGCATTCGAAGCTGCTCATGAGAAATAATGGAGGTTGCTCCTTCTCCACATCATTCTCTCGCCTTCAGCATTTTCCCCAAATCGCTGTGTGTAACACGACGGTAGCGCCTTCTCCTCTGGGAAGCACTTTAAAGAGGAAAGGCTCGTGCCTCGAAACAAAATTCACGTCTCGATGAATTCCACGCGAATAAGGCGTGTTCCGATAGTGAGGACGATGTAGACTTGCGTGACTGCGATGCTGTAATGGCGAGAAGTTGACCCCGTCATCGATCTCAAGAGGTGCGGAGCCTCGTGGTGTATTGGCAGTTATGTTGTCGTGGGAAAAGCTTTCACGTTATCTGACGCAGAGATGCTTCAATTTCGAGCTCGATAAAATGTTTTTTGTGCTGTCAACAAACGGGCATGTTCAGTAGCATTCCACTGTATTGTTCTACTTCATTGACGTGAACCTGACTGGCGATTTTACAAAAGTTAAAAACAAGACAATACTCTGATACCGTATTTGCTCGAATGCAAGACGCCACTTATTGCAggacgacccccccccccctaaaaatgATCGCAAAAATAGCAACaaaaaaaagataagaattGCCACATAACATACTttattaaaggggcaataaacaggtatacgaggtGCACTTTTCTAAAAATacattgtgatacgttgccAACGGTGaatgttttaaaaaaattgttgtcgcaaaaaagcaaataatggctccaaaccgaccgaatattcgctgcactctttcgccctcatgccccgccctgcgatgtcctggcgacaatagcgacccgtcattttgacgtcgcgcatcatcagccatttagaatgcgggacgcttatacattaattttgttGTCATATCGAGAAGTGAAGTCAACTCTAAAGATATTACCACTTGTCCAATCCAagatagccagttcaaaccgtaCCAAAAACCCTCGGTATTCTATTTCACGTGCGCACCATGTTTtcagtgctgtattgctccgcgaggtcacctcGACGTTCCCGCGACCGGTTCCCTCCggagctgcagcttgtctcagtggggtccgtcattggctgggagagcgaaatctccccaGCCTCCAGCGCCTGGAATTGGGCGTTGCTATACGCTGGAACATAGTGACGTGACCCagttccaaggataaggagagacTCCCGCgaattatgctctttgaatggcattgtttcgtgttaaagacgctcgctcgaagcaaaagaatttcatatttggatatcgtgagctacgttctttcattgggcataataattggagaatgttcgtcgaccCGTTTTGTGCCCCTTTTAAGAACACTCAACTTTCATCTATGTCGGAATCACCCACTGTTCTCCTTGTCTGAGTCGAACCACAGCAAGTCGTCTTCAGTCTCGTCCATCGCGTTCGAGAACATTTCATCAACGCACGCACTACAATATTCTCTGGGATTGCCCCCACACGTCCAAAATCCACGTTACTACGTCTCCGGTAGTCCGGTAAGGGTTAGCTCCTTCTCGATGTCAGCCTGCCGTCCACCCTTCGGCCCACTGCAGGTTTTCCTCATGCTGGAACAGTCGAAGATTTCTTCGTCCAAGCCATCTTGGTACGTTTATCCCAGAAAAACTCCGAAACGCTGCCCAACTTGAACGTTGGTTGTTCGTGGTTTCAGCTGCTTCGATCACTTTCCGCTTGAACGCGGCGGAGTAGAAAGCACGCTTTGGGTCCATCACGAAATGCACGTGCAAACGCGAAACGAAACGCAACTTGCACCGAAAGACACGACTTGTGAGACACAgctatgtatttgtcctttctatgtgttctaTCGTGTTCAACAGCTGACAAGTTATGGAGAAGTACGTCACGTGGGCTCACCTTCCGCTCTCCCCCTGCTGTCTGGCATTTGCGCTCTCTCCCTCGTGTGGCAGGATGTATGGTTTCGATTGCAAGACGACCCCCATTTTCGGAGCAGCACtttttttggggaaaaaaaaaatcaaagaaaCTCGTCTTGCAATCATACAAAATACGGTATAACGATTGGATTTCACGTTCCCATCAATATTGTAAAAATGAGCTCTGCCGTATGTCATGCTTATGATGCTCGGCTCATGGATATCTGTCCGACCGATTTATTTATGGATTGCAGGCAGCAGGATATGTTACGAGACCGCTTGCAGAGCTACAAGGAAGCGGAGGCTGCAGCAAAGACTACAGGCGATAGTTCGAAGGCAAAGCGCTACAGAAAGGCACTGAAAGTAAGAACTTACTGTCAACTATGCAAGTCGTATAACGGGTCGATAGTCTGGGAACTAATATTACTGCAGACGCTTGAGGGCATGATGCAAAATGTGCAAACTGGAAAACCCATAAATGAAGATGATGTCCCACCGCCCGTCACAGTGCCGAGACAGCCGTCTCTTTCTTCCGGTGAGAGGTTTGCATACGAACTGGccacattctgtcgtctgcatgtTCTACACGCGCGTTGGAATACTAAACACATGCTGTATATTTGGTAAAATAGCGAAGCAAGACACACCCTCGGAAGCAACCCCAAGTCGTACCCCAGTATGGAGCTTCGGTTTTCTAGAATGTACATCCGTGCTGCCTCCGCGGAAGCAAGACACACCCTCGGAAGCAACCCCAAGTTGTACCAGAGAACGGAGCCGTGATCCTCTAGCTGATCCTACACCCATGCTGCCTCCGCAGCCTGTTGTGAGGCTGGaccttcctcctcctccatcaGAATGTGAGTGTGTGATGTTTTGCTCTATATATGTAGCATTCTCTGTGCTTAGCGGGAACAAGGGGGCACCGTAATATTTTTGTTTGATGCGAGCCCAGCGAAGTGTATTGTCACACCTGAAATCGGAGGCAGATGAGATTGAGCGCCCAGCGGCGCCTCATATTGGAAGTTGGTGcattcctgtcgtctgcttcaaaagTTTCGAAGGTGTCACTGTCACTCGACTGTTGCTCCCTCAGTGTGCTGTGATGAGGCTGTGCATTTCAACTAAGTGTGGAGCAAACTGTACATTTGCTCGTTTACTTTTGTCAGTTGCTAGGAATGTGAAGAGAAATTGGCCTGTAATGAGATGGCTAACTGCGTACGCTGCAACTGCCCAAAGAAGTGACGAAGGTATAATCAAATAcgaatacagtagaatctcgatgatacgatcacagatgatacgaattcttttccggtcccggccggaatgcctattcttcccatgtattagagttcggatgatacgaacgcgttatcttgcctttacggaatgagccgaggatgcgacagagaTCGTTTCTccgtgacgcgagagcgcgcgagtcatgctgctccttccttcgaaaagggagggcgatcctcaccacgaactcccttacatcatgtagcgcaatgcaagcaatgactatccttttggtggtggtggtggtggtggtggagataagatcaagGGGATTGAACGGcccggaaccttatcaccttatctctgttttgacctttttacccccctggcaacaataaaccgcgaagctgtgtgacatcgctctggcggaaaacagcgaccagagccccagaacacgtggagggaacatatcgggACAACTTGTGacaacattacgcgtcaccattccgcaagttggcttcacctaacgcctgcttgctttaggagaagctcgctttagaccactgtcgcgcgactcgcgggtgaaaagcacgtggtacgtcttttgaatcatctcgcgtatttgggcagcattggccaaaaacggagacacaaaagcgttacaaccgacctctttcattgaaagtaacggaaaatgaagagtcactgtctattttcttg contains:
- the LOC135398813 gene encoding coiled-coil and C2 domain-containing protein 1-like, translating into MARSGVGAKPRGGNTHDSVIDFMMFKIPIRDTTGGDNKDGRRDDKDLGADLSSFWTTFRFGLPAHAPAHAPAHAPKEKEKKKQRAPKPSGGDNKDGRRDDKDLGADLSSFRNTFFFGLPAHAPAHAPAHAPAHAPAHAPKEKKKKKKKQRAPKPPPDLNANRKMAAAAVQDDGHWKDGRPENLFARLMKSHEPLRQQDMLRDRLQSYKEAEAAAKTTGDSSKAKRYRKALKTLEGMMQNVQTGKPINEDDVPPPVTVPRQPSLSSAKQDTPSEATPSRTPVWSFGFLECTSVLPPRKQDTPSEATPSCTRERSRDPLADPTPMLPPQPVVRLDLPPPPSEYDPELFNAPPPPTSVMEALQQRLEKYQNTANEAKEKGESSKAKRVCRIVKKYEDAITLYEAGKPVNFEDLPTPPGFGQIPVPNEAVPTARMPPAPQQVPGLAAAAAAVLRQSFKPAPKPASKPGAALSRRIATYVTKKARRKPTH